The window TCCTTTTCATCAATTTCTAACTTAAGAATACTATCATCAGCCATATTAGTTGAGCTCTTAGCATTCCAAGATGAAACTGTTGCTGTAGAAATTTGGGAAGGTACAGTTTCAGagttattcataattttattgctTGTACCCATAATGTTCTCATTCTGAATATCTTTAACAGGACTTTTTATTTCTGTACTATctatttcactttttctttttcttcctctctgctTTCTTTTACTTAAATCACAACAAAGCTGTTCAATAACGTTAACAAATTCCTCATCATTtatctcttttcttttatttagctCATGCTCCCAAGGAATGAACTGACCGCACTTTAATAAGCAACTTGCTTTATCATGtaagaatttcttattttcttcagtCTTAATAATGACACGATTATATAAATTCTCATTGTTATTatgaatattattgttattgtcaCCTACTTTAATTGGTTTCAAATATCTCTTTTCTGTATTATTcacattatttaatattttgaaacctTGGAGATTGATAATAGTTTGCGATAATTCTACTGGACTATGGTGTTGAACATGATGATTATGTAAATTCATAGTAGAAGTATTTATGTACTGACAGATAATACATTGGTACAATCTACTCATTTTGCAACAAAGTTATGCAAATACTCATTTCATGTGTGTTTACAATAATGATGgaatataacataaattatttattatgctatataaaattattgcttATTTTTCAAGTACctataacaaaaattaa of the Osmia lignaria lignaria isolate PbOS001 chromosome 7, iyOsmLign1, whole genome shotgun sequence genome contains:
- the LOC117604590 gene encoding uncharacterized protein LOC117604590, whose amino-acid sequence is MSRLYQCIICQYINTSTMNLHNHHVQHHSPVELSQTIINLQGFKILNNVNNTEKRYLKPIKVGDNNNNIHNNNENLYNRVIIKTEENKKFLHDKASCLLKCGQFIPWEHELNKRKEINDEEFVNVIEQLCCDLSKRKQRGRKRKSEIDSTEIKSPVKDIQNENIMGTSNKIMNNSETVPSQISTATVSSWNAKSSTNMADDSILKLEIDEKEVDTENNDSMTLELHNIDTNKDVLIYDPSTGKFSWSSIMSGISFENKASTN